Below is a genomic region from Miscanthus floridulus cultivar M001 chromosome 1, ASM1932011v1, whole genome shotgun sequence.
tcttgactataaagaatggactagattttttcaattatatcattatgctattaaagctgaaagggaagtacagggatgataacctaggcgatccatgactccatccattccttcacgtccaaccaaggtgagtaaattttctaatgtgcagacaccaccagcgcctgtaaagaagagttctcctatcacaccttctttcAGTGGATCTATTACACCTTTCTCTagtagctcttctaaagttgtgtgccaccgctgcaagggcatgggatatattgctaaagaatgccctagcaaacacgcatatattgctactgatgatggtgggtatgctagtgctagtgatgaagagaatgaatttgcacttgcaattgatctttatgcagataaatttatggatagtgctgaagatcctgatgaggtaattgatagtgtggcatgcactgcagactataaatcaatccttgttcagcatgttttgagtacacaagttgagccagtagacaagctacaacgccataatttgtttcaaatgttcttcattgtcaataatttccgtgttcatgctataattgatggagggagcaacaataacttggtaagttctgagcttatcaagactcttggtttatctacacgtgctcttccacattcataccatgttcagtggttcaacaatagtggtaagacaaaggtaacacaatctgctcgtgtgcatttttctatcgagtcataccatgattatgctaattttgatgtcatgcctatacaagcttgttcacttttgttaggccacccttggcaatatgataataatgttgtacatcatggtaggcaaaatagatatacttttatgtttaaaggaaagatcattgctttacttcctttaacacctgctgaaattgtgcaatatgaaaaggaacttgctgaaaagaaaaagaaaggccttgataaagactctagcaaaccattaaatgaaccttcaagtaacatgaaagaagttttatttgctcttaaatctgttcttgctattcatgatgaaccatgttatgttCTAACTtatacatcgcctatatgtcaacttggtcctactcctagtgctatgcctcttgttggtactaaccttttgcaggagaagaaggatgaattCCTAGCAGGGAAGCTACCATGACAGCcacctttgcgaaggatggggcaCCAAGATGAATGTCTTCTTCCggagccatcgttgctgtcatccaatggaggagacgatctacttcagtcgaggatggattcaattcaagaaagggaggatgatgaggacatcactacttcatcgcatacaagccaaggagacgaggaggtccagcatgggcgtccaattcatctttttcatggtggaggcACAtgccaactgaagttggagcccatctcgggttccaggaccagtctgccttaaactagtcacccaagacgcatccggactctgtttttgacgatccacatatggatggaaagctaatttgataaggaagccaatccaataggtctcacatcaaaagctattcagAACTAATGGGAATCATGGTCACAAGTCAGCattcagaatctgtcagggtgctgcgacatcgtattttggtccgttggaccgtgtatcatgtttgggcccattaaggggcgcgtctaggggggtgacgcccaagaatCTATAAATACTAgccattgctctccttagggtttgggttttgtttagttcttgattttctcatgaaatagacatcgttttgctgcaactatcgccgctaaggccgcttgctgtgaaccaggggcctagttcttgatcttattcgcctatggcgattagtcctttcaaataaagatttgaactccttcttgttattataagcctcatatttatttgcaatttcaaattgcgttcatctcgttcttgcttgtgttctcgattcgcttgtaggaaaaccttctcggcgaggtcaatcgcgttcgcgtggttgataaccaatggagtagtggtgtaacggttgcgggggtttgaattagtcttggttcgaagcctagatcgtgaacatcgagtctccaccaattgatgatatcatacctatcggaagatcgggcctagtctacatcagcataggaaggagcccaagccagccATAGACGATGCTGAGGGGAAGGATGATGGAATTTTTGTGTtggatggctgccttatgatcttcagagggttggtggcctatgactctaggCATCGCCAGAAGCTTGTGTGATGCAAGGTCTATATGGTCGAGCCGGCCgtgccttccttcctccgatggtcgaagtctgccataatctttgatcagaccgaccacctagaaaaatatccgctcatggttgacccaatcattggcacgaagcggctcaccaaggtgctgatagatggaggtagtggcctcaacatcatgtatgctaaaacgcttgacgccatgggcatcgaccgatcacgcATCCGCCCGACcagggcgcctttccatggcatcgtgcctagaaagcaggccatgccacttaggCAGATCAATCTACCTGTCACCTTTGGGATTCCAACCAATTATTGaacagagacccttaccttcaaggtggtcaaGTTCCACaagacctaccatgccatcctaggacgtccatgctatgcaaagttcatggacgtccccaactacacctatctgaagttgaagatgccgggtccatgtggggtcatcaccattagcacctccttccagtgcaCCTACGAGTACGAGGTCGAGTGCTATGAACACACCGTGataattgtcgcctccaaagaacttgcgaccatcaggaaggaggtcgtcAAAGAAGCACCTAACCCTAAGCAGTCGGCCGGGTTatttgagcctatagagggcgccaaggaggtcctcatagaccccagcggctccaagggcaaagtggtgcacatcggcaccacgctttcctccaaataggaaagcacgctcgctgATTTCCTCtatgccaatagagacatctttgcgtggagaccctcggatatgccaggcattctaagagaagtcaccgagcatgccttgaagattaggccaggctccaagccggtgaagctgCGCCTAAGTCGCTTTAATGAGGACaaacgtagggccatcgatgaggagattgcgaagcttttggcggccaggttcatcaaggaagtataccaccctgagtggttagccaatcccattcttatacaaaaaagagtggaaaatagagaatgtttgttgactacatgggtctcaccAAAgagtgtccaaaggatctgtttcctttgccacgcatagactaggTAGTCAACTCGACCTCAAGGTGCGAAACTCTTTGCtttcttgatgcatactccgggtaccatcaaatcgtgatgaaagagtctaacTAGCTCGTGATatttttcatcaccccattcaaatcattctgctacgtcacaatgctGTTCGGCCTGAAGAACGTGGTGCCTACCTACCAatgctgcatgctcaagtgtttcagggatctcatcgggcagatcatcgaggcctacgtcgatgacatcatggtcaaatccaaatcGACTGACCAGGTTGTAgccaacctagagcagaccttcacaaaactctgagcaaacggtATCAAACTCAACCTCGAGAAGTGCGTTTTAGGGTCCCAAGgtgtatgctgctgggttttatcttctccaagcgtggcatcaaaaccaacctagagaagatcttagccatcataaggatgggtcTGATTCAGagcataaagggggtacaatgagttacagggtgcctcactaCGCTCAGCCTTTTTATCTCATGCCTCAgtgaacaaggtctccccctctattgacTTCTTAAGAAAGctgaccattttgaatggacgcccgaggcctaggaggcacttgacaaggtcaagtagctcctgatgaaggccccgatcctggtcccCCCAACCAATGGGGAACTGCTTCTACTCTACAttatggccaccacacaagtggtcaacgccacctgtaacacccctggtgttaggcttgcataattgcacttgcatttcatgaacatgagcatcattcatccattcatgagcttataacacatgaaacatgttatcaaaacatttcaacatattgtatatttcatgagtgttgtttttatgaatgaatagtgtgcagcacccaagtgcaacatgtgcaactcacttttgTGGAACATAGTTAGTTAGTACGATGCAACAAGATCACGAAACGTGTGAAACATGGCTATGAAACAAAAGTAatatttcaattgtttttcattatttcagtgcattcagtgcttgattcttgtgtgaccaatgtgtggtatggctaaatatattttTAAACAACTTAGATATACTTAGAAGGTCATTAGGAAcactgttcatgttgatcattttgcctaattaagtttttgagtcatggtttgactagttTTGACTCCTAAACTCtttggtttgactatttaaaaagtacaacttagagtctatgcatgtctgagcaacctaaaacaaagttgtagcaaattttataaggaacaaactttgtttagaaaccAAGTTATGAAAatatgcacaacatgctcaaaaagggcccacaagttagaatttgggttgggttcaacacttagaaattttctaagtacaaaaaccgagttttcagtttcatgaactcgactttggcctaattttactctctgtcctttgcgaattagaccttgatctctaaatgagttttggagctggtatgtaggtgtacaactttcgttttgattTCTCTCGCTAACGATcaatggtttaggagttaatgGCTggtgaaaactcgctgtcagtcaCAGTTGGTTAGCTGAATCGGCAGCTACAGTGCCGATCGTTTCAGAACATCACCACCGTGTGTATGCCGCACGTCGTCGGTCACCTGACCATGCAGGCCACGCACCGCGGCCATCCTAGCACCGCTGGCCACACCTTAAGCCCCCCCGCGCCTGCCAGACCCACTTGCCCgtccatttttcttttccttcatcTCCTTGCTTCGTCTCCGCAGCAGCCGCAACCGTGCCGAGCAGCTCCGCCATAGCCTAGATCGCTCGCCACCGCAAAAACACGACTGCCAGCCGGTCAGCAGCTCCaccatgtcctcctctacctcctccaccccttgGCTACACTGATTGGGTCTTGGTAAGGGCACATTGGTCGTTTCCTCCACCGCCCGCCATGATGGAGTCTCACCGGAGTTGGAGCTCTACGCGGCCAACTACCACCAAGGCTTCTCGTTCCCCTATTCTTGCTTGGGTAGCACCATAGCAGCCCCCGGTAGCTCATGCCAAGCTCGGTTGAGTCAGTCATGGCTTGCTGTCGCCGACGTCTTGCGCCAGAgcgctgccgtgccgccatcaccggcgatgaGCCCCCTCCGCTAGGTGTTAGGTCTCGTCGGTAGCACCATTCAACGTGGCTCGTCACGTAGATCGTGTAGGTGCTGTCGGTTTCGCCAGGGGAGCCACCGTCGGTGAGCTCGACCATCGCCGCACCATCTCGTGTCGTCTCCCCTGCTCTTGGTCGCTGACCCGTAGGGCCCATCCGCAGTGGCGTGGCTCCCTTGCCCGGTCGAGCTGGGCTAGGCTGGCTTGGGCCGAAGCCCCAAGCCAGGCCGCCGCCCTCCCCTTTGCTCGGTCTGCGCAGGCTGAATGTGGTCGTGGGCTAGTTGttttccacgggccggcccagtagtaataggaaaatttcgtttttagttttcttttattatttggaaagagaaatgctttggaaaatgtttgtatactcaaatttgctccaaatttgttgaaacaaattttgctaggttccttgtcaccagatctacatgataaaatttttgcatgtcatttttgagatacttttctatagagctttatttaatccttgatattgctgataacttaaaaaatgtgtagaaaaacctataggcttcagaaaaatatgattccaagtttgttaatcttcttatgtaatgtacttcctaggaaaaatatgtgtcatacatgtactatagaaaaattatgaggtgtagttcaagtgcctttaatggctaatttttgttatttttgctagagagcaaaatttgtataaaacatgcatgtgataatttttgtacagtgattatttgctgtgtagaacataggaaaaataattcctctattgtttgacacttttcacagtacaaagtattttcatgttcataatcatgccataacttgttattttttgtgtaggctaatccactcattcaaataccatgaaaatctgatgatagactacttagggtagtactatgatatggtaattttctaagatttttctaagcaataaaaataggtgttgttattcaaacctattattaactagggttaatcaaatgttactttgtgtatgcttaaggaattagtgaagctttggtgtatctttgaagcatttaatgagatgtgttaacttagcatattagtagtagaagagaatgtagtagatgacatatgcttgtagtatatgttcttggatgatgttgactaccttgcattcaagcatatcccttgtattcatttcatccgatgcactttttgcataagcacttacgcacatgcatcatacaggatcgcaaaccgagaacccaatcGTCATACCCAAGGAGCTCGAGGTGCAACcacaggaagtgaccgaagccgacgaggaggacgttgagaaacttctggagtgccccgatcactgcccgagctcctttgagagaggcaagccctagagcattttctctccggtttgcaattattaattaaatgctttactttaaatgatgtattatgttcaggagttgtttgcaaccgttgctgcattataccttgcctacctttgttatactatatccttgttaccctggtatccacagtcgagtcaatgcttagctggcttagaccggtagaagtcgggtgatttcctatcacctgcgagctataggtggttacctggatctgcttggatgactatgaagtcatggtataactaagtgttaaatgaagttgagaccggacgaagacttatagagttttgaactgtagtgcttttcatctgtgtcaattaaggaccgaccgttgttgggcctcgagtcatgttgaatgcatgccttacatttagctggctgaataaagtacctttcgaccgtaaagctaggagattattcgggccgagtagattgcccacagcgcactgcgctagagcaggtgtggtaggacatgggggcgagatgataagaccaaagtgcagtcggtcggcccccgggtacatgtggttcctagcaaactcaagattcctagatagttgactcggtgaccaatacctcactttagcgggtgagtgaggtttgtgtaaggaataaatcaccagctagttaggaatcgatttgaatcgccatcgctcttggatagtgagcacttgacttgagttacttcatcatagtaatgttgatggaacacttggacagttataatgaatatgacaatgtggaagttgttaatgatcattggttatcattatctgcttaatcacatgtttgctctagtataggtgcaaatctagtcgacaggttataaataattaacttgacaataatgcttttagaaaggttctggaaatgctaaaaatgcttctttttgcaaatgagtcagctaccctactaaaaagcctttcataatccttggtgtcacttattttcggttatgtcgggtaagtctagctgagtaccttctcgtactcagggttttattcccacttgttgcagatgggcagatgtattatggctactgtatcaactacctttatcctacgatgggtg
It encodes:
- the LOC136456242 gene encoding uncharacterized protein codes for the protein MDVPNYTYLKLKMPGPCGVITISTSFQCTYEYEVECYEHTVIIVASKELATIRKEVVKEAPNPKQSAGLFEPIEGAKEVLIDPSGSKGKVVHIGTTLSSK